The Candidatus Nitrosotalea sinensis genomic interval AGATAATGGTTGCAATGCAGGCATGCCATATGATATGCACGAATTGTGGGGCTCACCTAGACTGCTCAGACAAGGGTTCGTATTGGTAATCTAAAAGCCTGGTCTGTCAAACTGAAAGTTCTCCGACATCTCGCCCACTTTTTCTCTCATCAAATCAAGATATTTCTCATACTCTGCCTCAAATCCGCAGTTAGGACACTTGACGTATGTTGCATCATCATCAAGAATTGCAATTTTTTCACACTGTGGGCATTTGGCATCCATGCATTTTGTTTATCAACTAAACTATATAATGTTAGACACCAAATTTTGTTCGGGCGGAGTTAGTCCAGCCTGGCAGGACGTCAGCTTCCCAAGCTGAAGGTCGCGGGTTCAATTCCCGCACTCCGCACTTATTTTGTTCCGGTTATCATATTACATATATCATTAATTTCATCACTGCCAAGAGAAGGTCTTTTTGTAAACATGCTGTGTACTGGACCTGCACCATCAGATGCTTTCCTTGGAATTAGATGCACGTGCACATGCGGAACCTCTTGGCCGCTCTCTTTTCCGTTGTGTATTGCAACAAGGCAAGAAGAAGATATTGATTCAAGTTTTGCTGCCATTACTTGGACTGTATCAAAGAGGTCTAGATTGTCAGCTTTGCTCATCTCTTGTATCTTGGAATAGTGATTTTTTGGTATGACAAGTGTGTGGCCTTGAGCAAGCGGAAAGGCGTCAAGAAATGCAAGTGATTTTTCAGTCTCATAGAGTTTCTTTGCAGGAATTGTTCCATTTGCTATCTTGCAGAAGATGCAGTCCATTTGTATTGTAAAAAATTATCTAGTGTTAAATTTCTTTTGTGGTATCACAGTTCTGCTATTGCCTGCTCTATTCCAGATCTGTCACGCGCATCAGGCATCTGCTCTAGATATTTTACAAAATCTTGCTTTGCCTCCTCTAGTTTTTTCTGCTCGTATCTTACAAGTCCCCTGTTTTTGTATAATGGTGCAAACCTGGCAGAGTCTATCTCAAGTGCCAAGGAATAGTATTCCTCGGCATTTGCATAGTCTTTTGTCTTTAGATAGTAATTTCCAAGACCCCTGTATGCAAGATAATATTTTGGGTTTAGTTGTATTGTTTTTGTATAGTATGTCACTGCATCTTGCGAGTTTTGATCATTTAGAATTCCTGCCAAAAGACACATGGCAGTAGAGTTGGATTTGTGAATATCAATTGCTTTTCTTAGTGTAGAAATTGCTTGTACGCTATCACCCTGCAGCCTTTGTTTTTCCCCATCAAAGCACAGGCGATTAGATTGCACCATATCTTTGTCAAATGAACCAATGTCAGAGAGAATATCTTGTGGTACTACAAGTATCATCAATCTATCATCTTGTTGCCACTGCTCATCAAATATTTTTTCAGGTATTGCGCCAATCTTTTCAGGCTCTGGTATATAGTGAAATATTGTCTTTTCAGTGTCATCATATCCAACTACAAGTGATGCATGTTGCACTACATCTTTTACTCCAGGAAGTATGACAATTGGCGGAACTCCAATGTCTATCATTTTTTTGAGTTCCTTGATGCTAGAGTTTGAGATTATACAGGACAGGCCATGTCTTTCTGCAAGTTCTACGCCTTCAATTAGTATGCTGCCCTTGATGTTTGGATATTTTTTTGCAATCTCTGCTGCCTCTTTTATTGATAGGTCAACTCCCCAATATTTTGAGACTGCACTTACAACAAGCGGAAGACAGATGTTTTCTTCCTGAACTAGAGGAATGTCAAGAGTATGTGTTGGATCCATCAGATGACAAGATAATTCTACAATATTAAAACTAAACCAGAGAAAATTTCTTTAGCAGTAACTTTCCATCAGGACTCATCTCCGGATGAAACTGGGTTCCAAAGATCTTTTTTGTTCCGTATTGAAATATCTCAAATTTACACTCATTAGAATGTCCAAATGGTACAAAATCGCTTCCAAGTTTTGATATCATGTACGAGTGGCTCTCAAATGCACGTATATTTCCATTACAGAGAGGATTTTCTTTTGTCACGGTGACATTGTATAGTCCATGGCGCGAGGAAGCCATCTTTTGTATTGTTCCCCCAAGTGTTAATGCAAGTATCTCTGCACCGTAACATATGCCAAGAAGGGGCTTGTCTTTTTCAAGAGCATGTTTTATCAGGCCCGAGTTTGTCGCATTCATGGCAGCATCATTTTTTCTCCTGCCGGATAATATCACAGAAGAGTATCTCTCAAGGTCTACAGACGGTATCTCAGAATACACATGAGATTCAAACGGAACATCAAGTTCTTGTATAGAGTTGACAAGTGATGGCGTGTAGACAGAGCCATTGTCTACAACTAGGAGCAATCTATCGTACACCTATTGTGATATAGTGAAGCTCAGGTACACTGTCCTGTACTGATACGGCACCAAGTTTTACTGTTCCATTTTCTTGCCAGAAGAGCACTCTGTTTCCACTTGGTTGGACAAAGTTTTTCACAAATTCAGATATGAGGCTCTTGGTTTTGTCAAGGTCAGACTGTTGTGTAAATGACACCTGTCCCTCCTCAAATGTAAGTGGGAACTGGATGGTCTTCGGAGTAAGGACTGTGATTTTTTGATCAGAGAGTATTGATTTTATGGTAGACATTCTGGCAGACTCGTCAAGTTGTAGTGCGACAGTTACGTTTGATGGTGCAACGCCGCTTACCTTTGCCAAGTATGTTGCAAATGCCTGTTGCGGTGTACTTCCCATTCCTACAAAGTATTCTCCATCAAATGCAGCACCAACTGCAGCAATTGTACCAAGTTGTGTTACAACTCCTCCAGAGCCTGCAGTATATACAGGAATAAAGTAGACATCCTGGTCGCCAATTCTATAGAGTATGTTGTCTCCAACTCTTGGAGTTCTCAAAAGGGTCTGCAGTTGTGCAAAGTCAGAGTCCCTTGCAAGTGCTTCACGAACTGCAGATGGTCCAAGAAGTTTTGTTTTTGAATCAAGTGGCACCTGATAGAACTGCATCTTGCCTAGGTTTGGTACATCGTTTTGAACTATCATGTATCCTGCCAAGTTTCGCCCTTGGGAGCCACGAAGCTCTAGAGACAGCAATCCAACATATGTCGGCTTGGTAAATCCAGGAGGCTTTGCTTCTACATAATATGTGCCAAGTCCATCTGGTACCTCGTAAAAGTCCTTTGCTTGGATAAACGTGGATGTATCAGTAACATGGTAAATGTTGAACATGTCAACCTTCCAGTTGAATAATGCTTCTGGGTATCGAAGTTGCTTGTTAAGCCATGATGGCATCTCTATGAATTGATCTGCATATTGACTTGCAAACATGTTTGTGAAAAAGTCATCACCGGTCTTGATTAGTTGCACATTTCCGTTATAGACATCAACTAGTGCATACCCTACAAGTCTCAAGTATGGATTTGATACAGACCATGGGACATTCTTGGTGTCAAAGCCTACAATCAATGGTACCAGCCAGTATGTCTTTTTGCCGTCACTTACCGGAAGAATATCAAGTTGTTTTCCAAACAAGTCATACTGGAAGTACGGATATAGAAGCTGCATTCTGTCGTGCACATCCCTGTATCTTATGATGTGTATTGGCTCTGTAGGATATGACAAGAAAAAGTTTGGCTCAAAGAGTTGGCTAATTGGAGGCTTGACATCGATTCCTCCGGTTCCATGGTATGTAGCATTGTTAAGCTCTGCAGAGACTTGCCTGTTCTGTGGATATGCAGCCCATGTCTCAGAAAACAGTCCTCCCTCTCCATAGTATATCATACGTTGCTGGAAGAATTGGTTGCTGTCCACAATGGTTCCATCATGCGCATCAAGTGTAAGAAATCCATTATCAACATGAGTATACACAAGGTGCTGGTTGTACCACTGGTTCTCCAAAGATACAGATGATGGAAGGACTGGTTTCATTGATGCAGTCCAGTACAAACTATCATTAAATCTTAGAATATCGTTATTTTCGAAATCAACATATGGTATCAGTCCAATCTCGGGCTTGAGTTTGGCAAATGCAGCATCCCAGTCCCACACTCGCACCTTGTTTAAGAGTTCATTATTTTGTGATACATAATTTGGAATGTCATTTACTGAGACTGAGCTTAGTTTTACCTCATTTGGTACTACAGTTATTTGGTCTAGTTGTCCT includes:
- a CDS encoding UPF0182 family protein, coding for MYNSSTQSNPPPRDAGKYVRIGIVALIAIVVFVLTSNQAVVLYMNYQEFGTLFTKPLYFSLLSAIILSSIALIRVNIKNRSSMSWYGLNVILTFFKRGSSYSVTDNIPSFRDYKLSIPNFVIWQITKVVLFGAFFTNLMFGFAASYLLDGHDIGLDSVLKIFSLPFVTPSTDPGYATTHVIPMIPSLTILVPPILAVIGLRLILYVGLHNIIGLVTRYVQDAAKGKPKLLDYVATIEAIIGIGIIWAGINMFFTDQIDYNTKYEIGGTLAAGFALVGFYFVDKFKSRVIILPSKRDIYIRVITLVVIAIIAGSIMVVNNSIADARKIEFLGPYKAEQIGVNRYLGQLDQITVVPNEVKLSSVSVNDIPNYVSQNNELLNKVRVWDWDAAFAKLKPEIGLIPYVDFENNDILRFNDSLYWTASMKPVLPSSVSLENQWYNQHLVYTHVDNGFLTLDAHDGTIVDSNQFFQQRMIYYGEGGLFSETWAAYPQNRQVSAELNNATYHGTGGIDVKPPISQLFEPNFFLSYPTEPIHIIRYRDVHDRMQLLYPYFQYDLFGKQLDILPVSDGKKTYWLVPLIVGFDTKNVPWSVSNPYLRLVGYALVDVYNGNVQLIKTGDDFFTNMFASQYADQFIEMPSWLNKQLRYPEALFNWKVDMFNIYHVTDTSTFIQAKDFYEVPDGLGTYYVEAKPPGFTKPTYVGLLSLELRGSQGRNLAGYMIVQNDVPNLGKMQFYQVPLDSKTKLLGPSAVREALARDSDFAQLQTLLRTPRVGDNILYRIGDQDVYFIPVYTAGSGGVVTQLGTIAAVGAAFDGEYFVGMGSTPQQAFATYLAKVSGVAPSNVTVALQLDESARMSTIKSILSDQKITVLTPKTIQFPLTFEEGQVSFTQQSDLDKTKSLISEFVKNFVQPSGNRVLFWQENGTVKLGAVSVQDSVPELHYITIGVR
- a CDS encoding tetratricopeptide repeat protein, which encodes MDPTHTLDIPLVQEENICLPLVVSAVSKYWGVDLSIKEAAEIAKKYPNIKGSILIEGVELAERHGLSCIISNSSIKELKKMIDIGVPPIVILPGVKDVVQHASLVVGYDDTEKTIFHYIPEPEKIGAIPEKIFDEQWQQDDRLMILVVPQDILSDIGSFDKDMVQSNRLCFDGEKQRLQGDSVQAISTLRKAIDIHKSNSTAMCLLAGILNDQNSQDAVTYYTKTIQLNPKYYLAYRGLGNYYLKTKDYANAEEYYSLALEIDSARFAPLYKNRGLVRYEQKKLEEAKQDFVKYLEQMPDARDRSGIEQAIAEL
- a CDS encoding HIT family protein codes for the protein MDCIFCKIANGTIPAKKLYETEKSLAFLDAFPLAQGHTLVIPKNHYSKIQEMSKADNLDLFDTVQVMAAKLESISSSCLVAIHNGKESGQEVPHVHVHLIPRKASDGAGPVHSMFTKRPSLGSDEINDICNMITGTK
- a CDS encoding zinc-domain-containing protein, which codes for MDAKCPQCEKIAILDDDATYVKCPNCGFEAEYEKYLDLMREKVGEMSENFQFDRPGF
- a CDS encoding type 1 glutamine amidotransferase translates to MLLVVDNGSVYTPSLVNSIQELDVPFESHVYSEIPSVDLERYSSVILSGRRKNDAAMNATNSGLIKHALEKDKPLLGICYGAEILALTLGGTIQKMASSRHGLYNVTVTKENPLCNGNIRAFESHSYMISKLGSDFVPFGHSNECKFEIFQYGTKKIFGTQFHPEMSPDGKLLLKKFSLV